GAAATCTATCCTTCTCCTCCCTTTATAGTGTTTTGAGTTTAATTTCTGATGATTTAGGGAAGAATGTTGGCGAGAAGGTGAGAGAAAGCTCTCTCTCTGAAGGAGCAAAGAGCTACTTCTTAAGTCTGCTTGATAGCCTTGAAAGAGGGACATATTCGACAGAAAAGGGTGGTAAAGGTAAAGTGAATAAAAAACATTTTAAAGAACTTAGGCAAGTTATAAAGTAATGAAAAAAATTAATAGTTTAAATGAAATTGAAAATGAAGAATTTGCTATAACAATAGGTAACTTTGATGGTGTTCATATTGGTCATAGATCAATTCTTGGAGATATACAAAGTAAGTGTAAAAAGAAGAATCAAAAATTTGTTTTAATAACATTTAGACCACATCCTCTTCGAATATTATGTCCTAAGGAAAACTTCCTGTTGAATACATATTCAGAGAAAGAGAAATTAATTTCCTCATTAAATGTTGATTACTTTCTAGAGATACCATTTGATCGAGATCTAAGTACACTTGCCCCAAGTGACTTCTTAGATAAGTACATTCTTATTAATAAAGATATACATTCGATCTATATGGGGCATGACTTTGCATTTGGAGCTAATAAAGAAGGAAACTTCTCGTTTGTGAAGAAGTATTGTAAAGATGTTCATGTTGAAAAGCTTAGAGAGTTTACACCAGACGAAGAAAACGTCTCTTCTTCTATTATTAGAAAGCTAATTGATAAGGGGGATATTCTTCGTGC
This sequence is a window from Halobacteriovorax sp. JY17. Protein-coding genes within it:
- a CDS encoding bifunctional riboflavin kinase/FAD synthetase translates to MKKINSLNEIENEEFAITIGNFDGVHIGHRSILGDIQSKCKKKNQKFVLITFRPHPLRILCPKENFLLNTYSEKEKLISSLNVDYFLEIPFDRDLSTLAPSDFLDKYILINKDIHSIYMGHDFAFGANKEGNFSFVKKYCKDVHVEKLREFTPDEENVSSSIIRKLIDKGDILRANNLLGRNFFLMGTIVKGAGRGKQIGFPTANISYSSDRITPKTGVYITTVEIREMTYFSITNIGVNPTFSEENQKTVETHIFDFDDDIYGEDLKVSFLQRIRDEKKFNSVNELVDQIRLDVEFTKAYFKERSC